DNA from Rosa rugosa chromosome 6, drRosRugo1.1, whole genome shotgun sequence:
tttttactaTTTATTGATCTTTGATGTCATAGACTTTTTGGTACGGGTTAAGCAAGGCCTCCACATTGAGCTCAGAGGACACGCCTTTCATTGCATTCAGCGTCCTGGAGGTGTTTATTATTCCCCTTTTTGAGTTTGGCATGGCCTGCAGTTCTTGTTGGTTGGGTTACCCAGAGGTGCAAGGTTAGATATCGTGACCATACATAAAGAACTGCAGTCCTTTTTTAGTATTTATTGATCTTTCATGTCATAGATTTTTGGTACGGGTTAAGCAAGACCTCAGAGAACAAAACCTCAGAGAATTTACGCTGGAAAAAATGCCTGCTTAAAGGGGAATTTTAACAGAAGCACTCAAGGTGATTTCTAGATTCCATAACATTATTTTAAATTGCCGATCTTGCTTGTAACCTACATTCTTTGAATGAGTTTGCACTAACATATTGAAGCATAAAGCAGTTTCTTTTTAATCAAAGGTGTGTATTATTAGGTATTTAAgtttgtttttttccttttgcttCTCTACTTGATATTTTACACTTGGTGAGACTCCATTAGTGCATAatgaagaaaatagaaaaaattggGCCGCTATAAGtttaaaaagaaaatgcaaCTTCCGTTTGAAATAGTGAACATTTCTGTAACACTTTTTGTCCAATTCGGAAGATCGTTTATATTCCAAATGATGGTTACAACTACCATTTCAATATAACACtattgttggagaggaaagatcccacattggaaaagtgacaaataaaaatataacttataattAGGTGGATCTCatccaattgtaccgaggccttttgtgattaaaacccaacacctatcgagTGGTTAAGTTGagacaatatcggtacaatggtgggccacgggccacgcttgtcgctgtttaacatggtatcagagcgggtcacTCTTCAATGCGTCGCCATCAGGGACCCGGATATGGGTTCATTCATTAATTGATTCACCAATCACTTCTCCAATCATGGACCTAGTTTGAGTTCATTAAATTAGCCATCGGAAGTTTCCGATTGGATTATTGCCAAGTGTCCGATATGAGCCTTGGATTGTTACGTGATTGGTCAAGTCTCTAATGTGGGACTTGTGACCCTATTTCCAACGTGGAAATGGGTTTGGAATTAATTTCCACGTGCATACCTAGAGTTTTGCAGTTCTTGCTTTAGAGTCTACACTAGAAAAAGGCCCCACAGCAAAAATTGTAGTACTTATTGTTTTTATTGGCCGACTATTACCAACATCTGATGTTGCTTCGTTGGCTGAGTATATCAACATCTGATGTTACTACGTTGTCCGAGTATGAACATCTGATGTCACTCTGTTACAGAGTATTAACACCTGATGTTCCGAGTATTAACAACATGGAACATCTGGTGTCACTACGTTGTCCGAGTATTAACATCTGATGTTACTTCGTTTTCCTATATTAGCAACATCTGATGTTACTTCGTGATccaagtaacataaatggaaaGTAGACATCACCACGAGTTCGCAGCATTTTTCGGTGAATTTTTCGGGTTCCCGGGATATTTTTaaggaatttttgaagtttggatgcaaagcAAATTAGGTGGCGACGTGGCGACTCACTATTGGTCGATAGGCtgacttggagaccaagtagCAGCAGCCAAACGTGTCTTGCATGTGCAAGATCAGTTTGACACATGTCAAGTGGTGGCACTATGTTTGTTATATGCTTGACAAATGGCATAAGCATGATGATGGATGATTTTGGTTTGGACAAGTGGCCTATTTCTATTTGTGCTCTTTCcctatatatatgattttgGTGGAAAAACATGATTTTATCTATTTACGAAAATAGAGAGATTTCAAGTGAAGCATGTCTATTTGCGAAATATGCagagtttatatatattatgtgcTGGATCCATTGTTTGACTAGTCATGGAACATGAGAACTTCTTGATTGGTTATGCTGAGGTAAGGATGTGTCACACGGTGGTATAGGGCTAGAGAAGGCCATTAGGGCAAAGGCTATAATTTTGACCATCTCcaaccctttttttttgtttttgatcagAAATTAACTTCATTCAATAAAAACTACAATTACACCGCAATCACAGCACCCATCAGGGTTTACAACGAAGGACAAACATCAAAAGACTAACAATACAAATCCTCACTCCGACTAAGAGAGAAAGACGCGTCAATGGATCTAACAACCACAATCGAATTGAGCCGCTGCTCGCGCACATTGGACCAAAAGAAGTAGCACTAACTAGAATAGGTACTAACCAATAGAACACTATTGGGCGGGCTATCCCAGGATCACCCTTTCTCCTCAACACAGGCTGATAATGAAAACCCAGCACAAAGACCGGGTAGGACTGGATCCTGACAACGAGCCAGCAACCCAAATCGATCCGATTGCCGGAAACCACGACAACAACTGAAACTCTAAAGAGAATGGACTTATTTGAGATCTGGCTAGCAGATCCAACAACTAACAATCTAagaacaaacaacaaaaatagtAGACTAAACAACAAACTAAACGATAACCGCTGCAAAACTGGCGAAGAAAGCCCAGACCCGGCCCCCTGGAACCCCCATGCATCACCCAGATGGAAGAAGGATGGGCCCCACAACAACAGATGCACCACCGCCAAAATCCAGCCGTCGTGGGGCCATACCGGAATCGACCCAGTCCACACTTCGAGCATCAGCCACCGCCTTCCCACCATCCATCTCAAAGAAGGTTTGACCAACCACTCACAAACCTGAGACCACGACCCGACCCGATCACCTTCGAGCAACACCATCCAAATACTCACCCACCGCAGCCCGTTCAACCACCACAGTTGAACCCGACCTGGCACCCACCCATCTCGCCACCGAGGCGCTACACAGCTACGCCGCACATCAACTCGCCACCCCAGTATGAATCCGACCAGAAACGGCCGCCGGAGCCCCAAGACAGAATAGATCCAGATCTGGATTGACACTGCCCAGAAACCCAAAAAACCGCCGACGCCCAGAACCCAGAAGCATAGAAGACAACAGATCAAGCCGCCGCTCCTCCGCTCCGCTCCTCCGCACCACACCTGCAGTCGTCGACAAGCTGCGAAGGACAGATCGAGATCTCTCTGTCCCTTCCGGATAACCAGATCCAACCACCTTCCCTCGGCCACGTCTTCGCCTGAACCCCCCACCAGAATGCAACGGCACAACAcaggcccgtccgacgacgacgccccggggacgcgccgccggacggagcATTACTCGCTTTCAAGGAGACCaagcgcgtgaggcgcgttcttttgttttcttggtgATGAATTTTCCTCCAGTTAGATATACCATCTCCAACCCTTAAGGCTATAAGTTTAAATGTcatgttattttattgtttttcattaTGTTTTTCAAATATATAGTATTTTATAATTATACTACTATTTCTActcttatataattatttttctaatcaaatcttattaattttttggatatgattttttgaatattttgtttttattatttattattttatcaaAAGTACCATTACATtttgaaaatggaaaaaaaaaaaacccacaaaTACATTTTGAAACAGATAGCCTTTAGGGGTCATCATTGGGCCCTTCGGCCTTGAACCCGACCCGGCTCTTGCATTAGGACGGGCCGGTCCAACCCTTTTTCAAACAGGATAGGGTATGGACCATGCAAATGAACCCTGGCCCGGCTCGTTTGAGCCCGTTAGGGCCAAGCCCAGCCTGGTCTTTTAAGCCCGCCCaattaagccctaataattttctattttttacatatgtttttttttttttctataacatacaacttatcttctccccaaaaaagaaaaaaaaaattatctgtctttgtaattgatttcttaagctttatttaatttaatttttgtttccattgttaaacaacaattaattttagGAGATTTAGAGacatagttaattgaatataaccaccttaactaagtttttttttttgaaagcccttaactaatatttataaatgttgtaagttaattccaatatgtgtgtgtgtgtgtgtgttaaatatgatcaacaaaaataatgagtcttgtattaACTATATAAcgattgagccacattttgaggaaaaaaaaaattgtatttctttttgttaaataaaataaggcccttttcggccctatttggccctattcggaagaccggcccgacccggcccggccctttcAGCCCTAGCGGCTTGGGCCTTTCGAttgggtaagggttagcatatttaagccccgggcctaaattttgttgactttgactaggcctaGCCCGGCCcaaccctaagccctaaaatataGGGCAAGgctggccctagcccggcccatgatgacccctagttGTATCGGACCTTTATCGTTGTAACGAAAATCATTTCTTCACCCATTGAAAACAACAACAAGATATCGGACCAAAAGAGATGATTATAGAATCTTAAATAGCTCTCATGGTGCATCAATCTCGACTTCACCAGAGGTTACTTGTTGAAGAGGCAAAGATAGTGCAGCTATTTGATGAAGAATAGATGTGAATGCTTAAGCCTAATTCTTTGGGCATAGTTTTGCATCTGAAGATTATGATACATGTTGCCTCTGGAGTTTTATTGTGAATCATTGTAGTATATAGTGGTATTTCAAAGAACAATTCAATTCACACCACTTTCTGGTTTTTCGACCAACATTTGATTTGTTCTTGTTGCTTGCATGATTCTCTGGCTGCAATTATTGAgtgtatattaaaaaaaaaaaaaaaaaatcatggatGGGTTTTAATCTAATAGGTGTAACCAAATTTGGGTGTAAAATGAAATGCCCCTAGTAATAGCGGCAATAACTATTATTAGCCGCACCTAAactaatgaagaagaagattaaacatAATAATTTAAAGGTTTCATATTGGCAACCTTTTCGGAGATCAGTAAAATAATTTCAAATCATAGGATTAGACTTTGCCAGACGTTTGGGGATGGTCAGAAGCAACCTTGCACTGGACAGCAACGCACACAAGAGGTGAAGCAGCAAACTTCATAGCACGAATGCCTTGGTGATGCACTGATCCACACGACCACACTAACCAAGGAAACTCTGTACGCCTTTCCCATCTAGATATCAGTTCTCATTGTTAAACAAATCCTTCTTTAACTAGGAACATAATTTGGACCCATGTTTCTAACGTTTATACACTTCATATATTCAACAAACTTGTACACGTAGGGCAACAAAAATCCATCTCGCTCAATTTATCTGGATCTGACTCCTGCAAGTTCACACATTCACGATGGTACCTACAAGTCAAAATGTATCTAAAATAAGTTGAAAGAAGTTCATCgcaaagaaaaaatatgttgaAGAAACTTAACACTGACAACTTGAAAGAAAAGAACTAAAAGATTTTACCACTTGTCGCAGTTGGAACACATCACCATCATTTTATCTGGGTTCTCAGGCAGCTGACACTCCCAATAccttcaaaaataaaataaaaacataaaaacaaaatcCATTAAGTTTCATTCATAAACACCCACTAAAACAAAAACTGAGAGAGAGACTTACACAGGAACAGAAACTTCCTTGAACTTATGTAACACAGGAGAATACTCAAATCGCCAATAGTAATCATTCTCTTCCAGTTTATCGCTACTGATGCCTTGGTACGCAGAGAAAGTGTGTACCCTACATTTTTCACTAATAGTTTCACCATCCACAAAACCATAATGATCAGAGATGATGAACTCCTTGTCTCCAATGAAACTAGGGGCTTTGCTTAAGATTTCCTCCATGCGATAGTACCACCTCACCTCCACCGAAATTCTGCCTTTAATTTTGGTCATACGCAGGATGTGTGCCACCCATAATTTATTTGATTCTTTATTTCTAACAAGAACATCATCGCCAACTTCGACAGAAAATTGATCCCTTAAAGTGACAGGTTTCGGACGCTGTCTCCTCTTTCTCATCTGCCACATGATTAAAGTTGATTAAACAATCATCATCATTACCTCCAATTGCTGAAAACCCAAACCCCATAGGGACCCTAAAGAACAATATCCACAGTGAAAATTAAACCCAGACATAGAGTTTTCAAAATACTGTTTCTTAAATGTGGTTCCTGAAAGTCTTTGTATGTTGGTATCAGGGTGAGAAAGGGTGGTGGGGTGGTGGCTGAGGTGTTCCCAAACCAAACACCTACCACCTCAACCACCACCCACTTTCCAGCTTCAGATTCTAGGGCAAGAAGAACCAAGACAGCCAGATTCGGAAAAGGGTGTCAAACTTGATGTTGCTGATTTAAATGGGGACAGCAGTCCTCAGGTGTTCCTTCACTGGCTACATGGTTTGGAGAGTTATTTCATAACATCAAACACTGAACATGAATTGAACTTCAAAAGGCTGCTAGTTCTACCTCTAATACAGTCAACGAACGTTGTTTGGTGAGCTACTCTATTGGGAAATTGGTTGACATTGTGACATGTGATGTGCCTATGCTACCTATTTTCAGCAAAAACAGAGttggaatgaaataaaattgagtTTTATTGAAGGCACAGCATCATGAAAACCCCGATAATGAAAACCCAACTTCTCAGCAACAtctcattcaaattcaaattcccaGCTATAAATGATCAATTTCTGAACAAATACAAATAGCCAACTTCTACCTCTAATACGGTCAATGAAACACTGAACATGAATGGAACTTCAAAAGGCTGCTAGTTCTACCTCTAATACTGTCAATGAAAGTTGTTTGGTGAGCTACTCTATTGGGAAATTGGGTGACACTGTGACATGTGATGTCTGCCTATGCTACCTATTTTCAGCAAAAACAGAGttggaatgaaataaaattgagtTTTATTGAAGGCAGAGCATCATGAAAACCCCCGTAATAACATCTcgttcaaattcaaattcccaGCTATAAATTATCAATTTCTGAACAAATACAAATAGACAATTTCCCAGCACGACAAACTGAGTCATTTTGcaccaaaataataaaaactacttcatgaatcatgatcatcaccatCAGTATAACAGACCTGAATAACTGATTAAAAATGAATATGCTCAAACTATAAATGATCAAAAATGAATACGAAACAAACAATCATTTACCTTTAAAAAGTACTTCTGAATTTTGAGCCTTCGAATTCGAGGCATGTCACTGAAAAATGCAGCATCAATAGCAACAGTCACTGATTTAGCAGAAGTCAATTAAGATTCACACTAGTCCgccaaaaaaattattaatacCAGTAAAAAGTTGAACCTGCATTGTCTATCTGACAAAACCCTTATAAACATAACacaaataattgtaaataagCCCATTCGATGTTAAAAGGCAGGACTCAAGCACTTATCATCTTTATCAGTTTCACTAAAAATGCAGGGAAAGATGAATGTTTTTAATActtacactacaccaatttcggaatcagacaacacatatcagacgacagcaaacattttaactatCGTCTgatttaatcagacgacaggaaaaaaaaactgtcgtctaagttttcgaattagacaatagttttttcttggctcttgtgcaatatcatttcagacaatggtttatttttttgatgttgtctgaatgaattaattcagacTACAGctattatgtgatgttgtccaaggttcatttatacaatggttgatttttgctgttgtctgattattttcaGTCACACAACTGTTATTAGGTGTCTGTTGTGTGATATCTTGTAAGTCAATGGCTACTGAAAGATGTTGCCTGATTTAAGTggttcagacaatggtttttaatttgTCTGTTGTCACATGAGTTTCAGACAATGCCCTTTATTTGATGTCGTCTGagatttagatttttttttcgaTACAATCAATAGCTGACTTTAGTTAGGGTTTGACTTATACTTTAACACTTTAACACTTTCAACTCTTTCCCTCTCCATTCCATCGAGCAAAACACCCACTCCcgcctccaactgaaaatcgctctctctctctcatccctcaaTCCCGCCCTCAGCCCTCCCTTAGTCCCGCTCTCAGCCCCGCCCTCAGCCCGCTCTCAGACCACGAACCCGTCTCTACTAAGCAGTTTGAAGGCAGATCCTCTCAAACTTAACCTCCATCAACAACAGCTTCATGGTCTGGAACCCGCCGTAGTTCGTCAGGGACCTGTTGCCCAAGTACTTCAAGCACAATAACTTCTCCAGTTTCGTGAGGCAGTTGAACACTTATGTATGTGTTTCcattctctgtctctctctctctttttcttagCTGTTCAAGGTTTATGCCTTTCCATTTGGTGATTTATTTTGTCAATGATTAAGCCTATCTTTGCAATCTGGTTTATTATTTGCTAAAATATAATCCGGAGTTAGGTGTATGAGGGTGCCGAAAAGCAACCAAGATTGTATGGATGATGGGGAAACCttgagaaaagagaagaaaaattagtGTGAATCCTGAAATCCTTTTCGATATCATGTCCCAGTAGGTTGTTAAGAGATTTCAAGCAAATAGGCTTGAAGTGCGAAGTGTtagatctgttttttttttgggttgcccAAGCTCTGCTCCGACTCATTCACCCTGCTCCGTACACCCCCTCTGAACTTTAGCTACTcaactttgtttgattttactcTCTGGGTATTGTTGAATAACCATTTGTGTGATTAAAGTCTGAAGCTTTTGATAAACCCAGATCATATTTAGaagaaagattgaaactttggtTGTTGTCATTTCAAATTTTGCATATTTTTTAGTTATATGCTTAGCTTTTGATAAACCCATTTGATATATTAAAGAAAGAATGAAATTTTGGCTGCTGTATCATTCACAtttgcatatttgttttataaCAGTAGGTGTAATTAGCCTTTTTAGCCTATTGATGAAATTGATTCCATCTAAAGCAGAAGAGCTAtcttacccccccccccctttttttttatttaattttttttcttcagattTTGCATATTTATTACGGACCATTTAGTTCTAGCATTTGGTTGGGCTTAATTGTTTACAGTTGAGATTGGTTGGGAGTTTATGGATCCCTAAGTAGTAGTAACTGTTTTTAAAAAGGGTTTATTTGGCTTTATCAAATTGAAGGAACTTTTGTGGTTTCTCTTTATGTGCATAGTGGCCTATACTACTTGCTTGTCATGATCGTTGTGCTATCATTACCAGTTGTTCGAAATCTGGATGGCTGGATGAGGTTTTTCAGTACCTTAATCTGGATCGAAATCTGAGTTTTTTGATCTGTAAGGTTTCAAACAAGCATATCATTCGGATCAAATAAATCATTACTCATAATCTTTGTTGATTATGTAAATAACTTAACATGCAGTTTTGTCAAAACTTTAGTTAtttgcgtgtgtgtgtgtgtgtgtttgggtTTCAGTTCTTAGTTAGTACtgatggagttttttttttttttttttttttaataaaaaaaaagagtactGATGGAGTTATGGTTGATTCCATTCCAGACCTAGAACATATTGATTCAAATAGAAAACATGCAGGCTGT
Protein-coding regions in this window:
- the LOC133716307 gene encoding chromatin remodeling protein EBS-like, translated to MWQMRKRRQRPKPVTLRDQFSVEVGDDVLVRNKESNKLWVAHILRMTKIKGRISVEVRWYYRMEEILSKAPSFIGDKEFIISDHYGFVDGETISEKCRVHTFSAYQGISSDKLEENDYYWRFEYSPVLHKFKEVSVPVYWECQLPENPDKMMVMCSNCDKWYHRECVNLQESDPDKLSEMDFCCPTCTSLLNI